One Artemia franciscana chromosome 6, ASM3288406v1, whole genome shotgun sequence DNA window includes the following coding sequences:
- the LOC136028041 gene encoding uncharacterized protein LOC136028041 isoform X3: MQSDLILCDPEKSSASNFKSENHSSITYSNIQSNKTIIEGADTKIISDEQKRTEKENMELEKTRVLSEPEKSLTSNLKSGSTTINSNIQSDVFRDREKKRLRMEGTGFSTDQENRSDRLCNSKREIKPGNTRNPLKCTNMFNPIASVIENIKETGVEKQLNSDIRISNPKTLSGSHKQDLPSRLGGKDSTNIVKIRNASNSIARTIYSDKNQPKEKKIVRSESFCFLDIEDGSHHQNKATKAVMKGSPLYFPKRFPSLVKSKICSDKKKQKKQLSSRSTKYSSDKESSSKRRGRELERVVKIPICSCESRGSLNKTNNKGRSEKYKGIKMKKIRSESAQSSLVNEINPKFREGRLEGKLKDRIFRCEGGDALSKTDNKTDMAKSDNREENEEERIRLESRYIPFIPESRSNSLKEKPDSKLTNSPSKCPTGNISNGLESKTKKSKRKSWSVVNVKSSSGKEVLKIFPSLRKDTGNNKSSCVREEAQKYLLSPMPSLSSNPNQDLDSTNIVKIRNASNSIARTIHRDKDQPKEKKIIRSESFCFLDIEDGSHHQNKATKAAMKGPPMDFIAKRVPTLVKSKVCSDTKKRKKQLSSKSTKYSSDKESSSKHRGRELEHVVKDPIFSCESGGSLNKTNNKARSEKYKGIKMKKIRSESAQSSLVNEINPKFREGRLEGKLKDPIFRCESGDKIQPKEKKIIRSESFCFLDIEDGSHHQNKATKAAMKGPPLDFIAKRVPTLVKSKVCSDTKKRKKQLSSRSTKYSSDKESSSKHRGRELDHVVKDPIFSCESGGSLNKTNNKARSEKYKGIKMKKIRSESAQSSLVNEINPKFREGRLEGKLKDPIFRCESGDKIQPKEKKIIRSESFCFLDIEDGSHHQNKATKAAMKGPPLDFIAKRVPTLVKSKVCSDTKKRKKQLSSRSTKYSSDKESSSKHRGWELEHVVKNPIFSCESGGSLNKTNNKARSEKYKGIKMKKIRSESAQSSLVNEINPKFREGRLEGKLKDPIFRCESGDALSKTDNKTDMAKSDNREENEEKRIRLESRYIPFIPESRSNSLKEKPDSKLTNSPSKCPTGNISNGLESKTKKSKRKSWSVVNVKSSSGKEVQKIVLSLRKDTANNKSSCVRDEAHKYLLSPMPSLSSNPNQDLDIQKTGSDISHARFKFTSLCNDYSVAALQREEDNGDDFFTLGDVQSPDCNSLRNLRTERSESKGENDAALSDFETSKNDEPMNLPAKINSLRPHSNLKPDEPSRRDLYSPISEASSPQPSSTSLVDTTFMEQLFLKRSKLVEVIVQLKEKRLKIEEKIKASFESLERVKASKKKISKYLNDMRVAKQSNKLLEKDFKEVKKKAEGIRIEMESLSDADLIKRNSFFNRLQELQKLDSRLQEIKKEIENHQTSVLLPVSVSFQEVLIAEQMKFQNLQEKCSHLEVQRDEIKVRQENLEKQLEENKMELDKELLKQKKICSVLEKDISVAYTAEVTSPCYPRVESLFKNEETPSPDSQPTFTEACLSTLSSSSFETICSTLQMENQRECQNIKETHSTRRVESPENQLQQPSPDSRMSPSNVVSELNNLCSSGGLVKNEVISRPYVNPDAREGPMNNKTVLKLKDVKKESLFPRETKLAFKRLVSLVLRAEPEKPENIVLQKEFVVSLISMDAWPELYSQVQRTNVLYQEIPYSVFIEDLEKIQASNNPLPDSSTSVSPEATLENNNHLALHNAELAFSNSTQSLPEQASSNHLSNASNNVSGPNLSEMQHEYHRNYYQRHYNQQQNRQGFHQPNYTNNNLMFQQDSSNNPLPDSCTSVSPEATSENNNNFALHNTELFFSNSTQSLPEQASSNHLSNASSNSSGPNLSEMRYEYHRNCHQKHYIRQQNRQGFYQPNYTNGNHMLVNWLQDSSVSQNWQQNIYPSQLLDSSINNSSCLPNRSYAQAGNLNLNLHSDQGTPHFPPRSQTQARNQRMNKKMQPTVRHWHQNAFSTNLRPQYVQNHAMTRPSFLVPEPLIQNRNIDVILQGLTTQFYLPC; this comes from the exons ATGCAATCTGATCTGATTTTATGTGATCCAGAAAAGAGTTCAGCCAGCAACTTTAAATCTGAAAATCATTCCAGTATAACATATAGCAACATTCAAAGTAATAAAACTATTATTGAGGGAGCAGATACTAAAATTATAAGTGATGAGCAAAAGAGAACAGAAAAGGAAAACATGGAATTAGAAAAGACCAGAGTTTTATCTGAACCAGAAAAAAGTTTGACCAGCAACTTAAAATCTGGTTCCACCACAATTAATAGCAATATTCAAAGTGATGTATTTAGAGACAGAGAGAAGAAAAGACTGAGAATGGAAGGTACTGGTTTTTCAACTGACCAAGAAAACAGGTCAGATCGTCTTTGCAActcaaaaagagaaataaaaccaGGCAACACCCGAAACCCTCTGAAATGTACAAATATGTTCAATCCAATAGCTAGCGTAATAGAAAACATCAAGGAAACTGGTGTAGAAAAGCAACTGAATAGCGATATACGTATTTCTAATCCAAAAACACTTTCAGGGAGCCATAAACAGGATTTGCCCTCTAGGTTAGGTGGAAAAGATTCTACTAACATTGTCAAAATCAGAAATGCTTCAAACTCAATAGCTAGAACAATTTATAGTGATAAAAATcagccaaaagaaaagaaaattgtaagatcagaaagtttttgttttcttgacaTAGAAGACGGTTCACATCATCAAAACAAAGCAACAAAAGCTGTGATGAAAGGTTCGCCATTGTATTTTCCAAAACGTTTTCCAAgtttagtaaagagcaaaatttgcAGTgataaaaagaagcaaaaaaagcaGCTTAGTTCAAGAAGCACCAAATATTCATCAGACAAAGAAAGTAGTTCTAAGCGCCGTGGACGGGAACTGGAGCGTGTTGTGAAAATTCCCATTTGTAGTTGTGAAAGTAGAGGCTCtctgaataaaacaaataataaggGTAGAAGTGAAAAGTACAAgggaattaaaatgaaaaagataagATCAGAAAGTGCCCAGTCTTCATTGGTTAATGAAATTAATCCTAAGTTTCGTGAAGGAAGATTGGAGGGAAAACTAAAAGATCGCATATTTCGTTGTGAAGGTGGAGATGCACTGAGTAAAACAGATAATAAAACAGATATGGCAAAAAGTGATAATCGTGAGGAAAACGAAGAGGAAAGGATAAGATTAGAAAGCCGTTACATCCCGTTTATACCGGAAAGCAGGTCTAATTCTCTTAAAGAAAAACCAGACAGTAAGTTGACTAATTCCCCGAGCAAGTGTCCAACTGGAAATATTTCGAACGGATtagaaagtaaaacaaagaaGTCTAAAAGAAAAAGCTGGTCTGTAGTGAATGTAAAGAGTAGCTCTGGTAAAGaagtactaaaaatatttccaaGCCTAAGAAAAGATACAGGAAATAATAAAAGCTCTTGTGTAAGAGAGGAAGCACAGAAATATCTTCTTTCTCCGATGCCATCTCTTTCTAGCAATCCCAACCAAGACTTAGATTCTACCAACATTGTCAAAATCAGAAATGCTTCAAACTCAATAGCTAGAACAATTCATAGGGATAAAGATCAGccgaaagaaaagaaaattataagatcagaaagtttttgttttcttgacaTAGAAGACGGTTCACATCATCAAAACAAAGCAACAAAAGCTGCGATGAAAGGTCCGCCAATGGATTTTATTGCAAAACGTGTTCCAActttagtaaagagcaaagtttgTAGTGATACAAAGAAGCGAAAAAAGCAGCTTAGTTCAAAAAGCACCAAATATTCATCAGACAAAGAAAGTAGTTCTAAGCACCGTGGACGGGAACTGGAGCATGTTGTGAAAGATCCCATTTTTAGTTGTGAAAGTGGAGGTTCtctgaataaaacaaataataaggCTAGAAGTGAAAAGTACAAgggaattaaaatgaaaaagataagATCAGAAAGTGCTCAGTCTTCATTGGTTAATGAAATTAATCCTAAGTTTCGTGAAGGAAGATTGGAGGGAAAACTAAAAGATCCCATATTTCGTTGTGAAAGTGGAGATAAAATACAGccgaaagaaaagaaaattataagatCAGAAAGTTTTTGCTTTCTTGACATAGAAGACGGTTCACATCATCAAAACAAAGCAACAAAAGCTGCGATGAAAGGTCCGCCATTGGATTTTATTGCAAAACGTGTTCCAActttagtaaagagcaaagtttgTAGTGATACAAAGAAGCGAAAAAAGCAGCTTAGTTCAAGAAGCACCAAATATTCATCAGACAAAGAAAGTAGTTCTAAGCACCGTGGACGGGAACTGGACCATGTTGTGAAAGATCCCATTTTTAGTTGTGAAAGTGGAGGTTCtctgaataaaacaaataataaggCTAGAAGTGAAAAGTACAAgggaattaaaatgaaaaagataagATCAGAAAGTGCTCAGTCTTCATTGGTTAATGAAATTAATCCTAAGTTTCGTGAAGGAAGATTGGAGGGAAAACTAAAAGATCCCATATTTCGTTGTGAAAGTGGAGATAAAATACAGccgaaagaaaagaaaattataagatCAGAAAGTTTTTGCTTTCTTGACATAGAAGACGGTTCACATCATCAAAACAAAGCAACAAAAGCTGCTATGAAAGGTCCGCCATTGGATTTTATTGCAAAACGTGTTCCAActttagtaaagagcaaagtttgTAGTGATACAAAGAAGCGAAAAAAGCAGCTTAGTTCAAGAAGCACCAAATATTCATCAGACAAAGAAAGTAGTTCTAAGCACCGTGGATGGGAACTGGAGCATGTTGTgaaaaatcccatttttagtTGTGAAAGTGGAGGTTCtctgaataaaacaaataataaggCTAGAAGTGAAAAGTACAAgggaattaaaatgaaaaagataagATCAGAAAGTGCTCAGTCTTCATTGGTTAATGAAATTAATCCTAAGTTTCGTGAAGGAAGATTGGAGGGAAAACTAAAAGATCCCATATTTCGTTGTGAAAGTGGAGATGCACTGAGTAAAACAGATAATAAAACAGATATGGCAAAAAGTGATAATCGTGaggaaaatgaagagaaaaggATAAGACTAGAAAGCCGTTACATCCCGTTTATACCGGAAAGCAGGTCTAATTCTCTTAAAGAAAAACCAGACAGTAAGTTGACTAATTCCCCGAGCAAGTGTCCAACTGGAAATATCTCGAATGGACtagaaagtaaaacaaagaaGTCTAAAAGAAAAAGCTGGTCTGTAGTGAATGTAAAGAGTAGCTCTGGTAAAGAAGTACAAAAAATAGTTCTAAGCCTAAGAAAAGATACAGCAAATAATAAAAGCTCTTGTGTAAGAGATGAAGCACATAAATATCTTCTTTCTCCGATGCCGTCTCTTTCTAGCAATCCCAACCAAGACTTAGATATTCAGAAGACTGGATCAGACATAAGTCATGCTAGATTTAAGTTCACTTCACTTTGCAACGATTACAGCGTTGCAGCGTTACAGCGTGAAGAAGACAATGGCGATGATTTTTTCACGTTGGGTGATGTTCAGAGTCCTGATTGCAACTCTCTGAGAAACTTGAGAACTGAAAGATCAGAAAGCAAAGGTGAAAATGATGCTGCTTTAAGCGATTTTGAGACTTCAAAAAATGATGAACCAATGAACCTTCCTGCAAAAATAAACAGTTTGAGACCTCATAGTAACCTGAAACCAGATGAACCCTCAAGACGGGATCTTTACAGTCCTATTTCAGAGGCTTCTTCTCCACA ACCCAGTTCTACCTCCCTTGTTGACACTACGTTTATGGAACAATTGTTCTTGAAGCGCTCAAAGCTTGTAGAAGTCATTGTTCAGCTGAAAGAAAAAAGGTTGAAGattgaagagaaaataaaagCTTCTTTTGAATCTCTTGAGAGAGTGAAggcatcaaagaaaaaaatcagcaaatacCTGAATGATATGCGTGTAGCTAAACAGAGTAACAAACTACTCGAGAAAGACTTTAAAGAAGTTAAAAAGAAGGCTGAAGGAATTCGGATTGAAATGGAATCATTAAGTGATGCTGATCTTATcaaaagaaacagttttttcaatagACTTCAAGAACTTCAAAAATTAGATTCAAGACTTCAAGAGATCAAAAAAGAGATTGAAAATCATCAAACCAGTGTTTTATTACCTGTATCAGTTTCATTTCAAGAGGTTCTAATCGCTGAACAGatgaaatttcaaaacttaCAGGAAAAATGCAGTCACTTGGAGGTGCAGAGAGATGAGATCAAGGTCCGACAAGAAAATCTGGAGAAACAgcttgaagaaaacaaaatggaGTTGGACAAGGAATtactgaaacagaaaaaaatttgctCAGTCCTAGAGAAAGATATATCAGTTGCATATACAGCTGAAGTTACTTCTCCATGCTATCCACGTGTAGAAAGTCTGTTTAAGAACGAAGAAACCCCAAGTCCAGATTCACAGCCAACATTTACTGAAGCATGCCTTTCCACTTTGAGTAGCTCTTCTTTTGAAACTATTTGTTCCACTCTTCAAATGGAAAACCAAAGAGAATGTCAAAATATCAAGGAAACACACTCAACCCGTCGTGTGGAGTCCCCAGAGAACCAGCTGCAACAACCTAGTCCAGATTCTAGGATGTCCCCCTCAAACGTGGTATCAGAACTGAATAACTTATGTTCGTCGGGCGGGCTAGTGAAAAATGAAGTTATAAGTCGTCCTTATGTGAATCCTGACGCTAGAGAAGGTCCAATGAACAATAAAACAGTGCTGAAAttaaaagatgtaaaaaaagaaagtttatttCCGAGAGAAACAAAATTGGCATTCAAACGTTTGGTGTCCCTCGTGTTACGTGCAGAGCctgaaaaacctgaaaacatTGTGCTACAAAAGGAATTTGTGGTGTCACTAATCAGCATGGATGCTTGGCCAGAGCTTTACTCACAAGTACAACGGACGAATGTTCTCTATCAGGAAATTCCATATTCAGTATTTATTgaagatttagaaaaaattcaagcttcaaACAACCCTTTACCTGATTCATCTACCTCTGTTAGTCCTGAGGCAACTTTAGAAAATAACAATCATTTAGCCCTGCATAATGCAGAACTAGCTTTTTCAAACTCAACTCAGTCCTTGCCGGAACAAGCATCGTCTAACCATTTGTCTAATGCCTCTAATAATGTATCAGGTCCAAATTTATCAGAAATGCAGCACGAATATCACAGGAACTACTACCAGAGACATTACAATCAGCAACAAAATAGGCAAGGGTTTCATCAACCAAATTACACCAATAATAATCTCATGTTTCAGCAAGACAGTTCAAACAACCCTTTACCTGATTCATGTACCTCTGTTAGTCCTGAAGCAACTTcagaaaataacaataattttgcCCTGCATAATACggaactatttttttcaaactcaaCTCAGTCGTTGCCAGAACAAGCATCATCTAACCATTTGTCAAATGCCTCTAGTAATTCATCAGGTCCGAATTTATCAGAAATGCGGTACGAATATCACAGGAATTGCCATCAGAAACATTACATTCGACAACAAAATAGGCAAGGGTTTTATCAACCAAATTACACCAATGGTAATCACATGCTTGTGAACTGGCTTCAAGACAGTTCTGTGAGTCAGAATTGGCAGCAGAATATATACCCGTCACAGCTACTAGACAGCAGCATCAATAATTCTTCTTGTTTACCCAATAGGAGCTATGCACAAGCAGGAAACCTAAATTTAAATCTTCACAGTGATCAGGGAACACCCCATTTTCCTCCAAGAAGTCAGACACAAGCAAGGAACCAACGCATGAATAAGAAAATGCAACCAACTGTTCGTCACTGGCACCAGAATGCTTTCTCCACTAACCTACGCCCGCAATATGTTCAGAACCACGCCATGACTCGGCCTTCTTTTCTGGTACCTGAACCTCTTatacaaaatagaaatataGACGTGATTCTGCAAGGATTAACG